The Commensalibacter nepenthis genome has a window encoding:
- a CDS encoding lysine--tRNA ligase produces MSENDFSSLSSLPKSWPFEEAAKLVERIKGKKDKLNKPALMETGYGPSGLPHIGTFGEVARTSWVRQAYQTLTGQSIKILAFSDDMDGLRKVPDNVPNKDMLAQHLGKPLSRIPDPFGTHDSFGAHNNAQLCSFLDRFGFEYEFASATDYYTSGRFDAALKRVLEVHDQITAEVKKTLREERKATYSPILPIHPETGIVMQVPMEKIDLDAGTVVWRDENGKAFETLVKGGHVKLQWKADWAMRWYALGVDYEMSGKDLIDSVKLSSKICKILGGEPPINLTYELFLDDQGQKISKSKGNGLSIEEWLQYAPEESLALYMYNAPKRAKRLFFDVIPKATDEYLKHVSDWAELEKNKDSLEVAEKEKIYNNPAWFIHQGKLPEKVGSPISFAMLLNLASVANAERAEILWGFLKRYDENVSPETHPMLSQLVECALAYYADFIKPHKEYRKPDDKEKQALTSLVTQLRAVQEQPVTADELQNMVFAVGKEFEFEPLRAWFGCLYEVLLGQKEGPRFGMFIALYGISETIQLIETALTRE; encoded by the coding sequence ATGTCTGAAAACGATTTTTCTTCTTTATCTTCGTTACCAAAATCTTGGCCTTTCGAGGAAGCTGCTAAGTTAGTTGAACGTATAAAAGGTAAGAAGGATAAGTTGAATAAACCTGCCCTGATGGAAACAGGCTATGGACCATCTGGTTTGCCTCATATTGGTACATTTGGCGAAGTTGCTCGAACATCTTGGGTTCGTCAAGCATATCAAACGCTTACGGGACAATCAATTAAAATCCTAGCATTCTCTGATGACATGGATGGGTTGCGCAAAGTGCCTGATAATGTGCCAAACAAAGATATGTTGGCTCAACATTTGGGGAAACCGCTTTCTCGTATTCCTGATCCATTTGGAACGCATGATTCGTTTGGTGCGCATAATAACGCACAATTATGCTCTTTCTTGGATCGTTTTGGATTTGAATATGAATTTGCATCTGCAACAGATTATTATACGTCTGGACGTTTCGATGCTGCTTTAAAACGTGTCTTAGAAGTTCACGATCAAATTACTGCTGAGGTAAAAAAAACATTACGAGAAGAAAGAAAAGCGACTTATTCTCCGATTTTACCCATTCATCCTGAAACAGGGATTGTGATGCAAGTCCCAATGGAAAAAATCGATTTAGATGCTGGCACGGTTGTATGGCGTGATGAAAATGGCAAAGCATTTGAAACGCTGGTCAAAGGCGGTCATGTAAAATTGCAATGGAAAGCAGACTGGGCAATGCGTTGGTATGCGTTGGGCGTTGATTATGAAATGTCTGGCAAAGATTTGATTGATAGCGTTAAATTATCCAGCAAAATTTGTAAAATTTTGGGTGGAGAGCCCCCCATTAATTTAACGTATGAATTATTCTTGGATGACCAAGGACAAAAAATTTCAAAATCCAAAGGAAACGGGCTTTCAATTGAAGAATGGTTGCAATATGCGCCAGAAGAAAGTTTGGCACTTTATATGTATAATGCGCCTAAACGTGCAAAAAGATTATTTTTTGATGTGATTCCAAAAGCAACGGATGAATATTTAAAGCATGTTTCGGATTGGGCAGAACTAGAAAAAAACAAAGATAGTTTAGAAGTAGCTGAGAAAGAAAAGATTTATAATAACCCTGCGTGGTTTATTCATCAGGGCAAACTACCAGAAAAAGTAGGCAGCCCAATCAGTTTTGCCATGTTGTTGAATTTGGCTTCTGTTGCGAACGCAGAGCGTGCGGAAATTTTATGGGGCTTTTTAAAACGTTATGATGAAAATGTTTCCCCTGAAACGCATCCGATGTTGTCACAACTCGTCGAATGTGCATTGGCATATTATGCAGATTTCATTAAACCACATAAAGAATATCGCAAGCCAGATGACAAAGAAAAACAAGCTTTGACGTCATTGGTTACGCAATTACGTGCCGTGCAAGAACAGCCTGTGACGGCAGATGAATTACAAAATATGGTGTTTGCGGTTGGTAAAGAATTCGAATTTGAACCCTTAAGAGCATGGTTTGGATGTTTATATGAAGTCTTGTTAGGGCAAAAAGAAGGACCACGTTTTGGGATGTTTATTGCTTTATATGGTATTTCAGAAACCATTCAGTTAATTGAAACCGCTTTGACCAGAGAATAA
- a CDS encoding lysylphosphatidylglycerol synthase domain-containing protein, with amino-acid sequence MQPQDSCSQEQTKSTKENQFKDKSWKTYFKYASRLFGVAIFLVAIYVVQNEFKHLSLKKIQESLHQIPDVALYAAAGCTFLSFLILSFYDKLAIIQVGHRLSFLKAAFASFCSYVLSHNIGFSAVSGAIVRFRLYGSWGLQAIEIVQVIAFCSITYFLGAAVLIGTLFIFKASDLPIIGNELPAYVFMILGGICWLFVTLYVVISFYCNELKLWKYRFSFPKPMMAVAQIIVATAEVIATAAIPYCIIPDYSHIAGHQSINFATFLGIYIASYSAGLISSVPGGVGVFEGSMLYALKPYMPAEDIVSVIFIFRLFYYLIPLFFAGIMFAGHEVFLRGGNALHKNAKKLFVFKLRPRSSSAENIRESDAAFSVNVAAATTSLCGLIALALPLLDPTKMAVRKSLFLIIEIAGDYLLSFFGMLLLILTVALARRITMAWCLSLVTLILLAVITLLRGAPIYVPIIFTLSAFFIAPFRNCYYRKANFSATPLSLKTAIEILILIVTIYVIIWLSPHHSINHGIVEIFLSHHVSFEIKSIIAFMVLVGCTVLFKMMLPARIRFDSWSQETQELYEILSNSTIGNVVGIDPDAIVICSTAGTVAPFLRREGLLIGLGDPVGKKSEIINTIWRLRDLATQEHRSLAFWNVSEKYLSIYQDLGLANMPLKTDRYVCCELYYMNYLHQLIENKKYDNLLS; translated from the coding sequence ATGCAACCACAAGATTCTTGTTCTCAAGAGCAGACCAAATCGACCAAAGAAAATCAATTTAAAGATAAAAGTTGGAAGACTTATTTTAAATATGCTTCTCGGCTTTTTGGTGTTGCTATATTTTTGGTTGCTATTTACGTCGTTCAAAATGAATTTAAGCATCTCAGTTTAAAAAAAATACAAGAGTCGTTGCATCAGATCCCAGATGTGGCTTTGTATGCAGCGGCTGGTTGTACATTCTTGTCTTTTTTAATTTTATCTTTTTATGATAAATTGGCCATTATTCAGGTCGGTCATCGTTTATCGTTTTTAAAAGCAGCATTTGCGTCTTTTTGTTCTTATGTTTTATCCCATAATATAGGTTTTTCCGCTGTTTCAGGGGCAATTGTTCGCTTCCGCTTATATGGTAGTTGGGGATTGCAAGCGATTGAGATCGTACAAGTAATCGCTTTTTGCTCTATTACTTATTTTTTGGGTGCCGCTGTTTTAATTGGAACCTTGTTTATTTTTAAAGCAAGTGACCTTCCAATAATAGGGAATGAATTACCGGCTTATGTTTTTATGATTCTTGGTGGGATATGCTGGTTATTTGTCACTTTATATGTTGTAATTTCATTTTATTGTAATGAATTAAAATTGTGGAAATATCGTTTTTCTTTCCCTAAACCAATGATGGCTGTTGCACAAATTATTGTTGCAACAGCTGAAGTTATTGCGACAGCAGCCATTCCTTATTGCATTATTCCTGATTATTCACATATTGCAGGGCATCAATCTATCAATTTTGCAACTTTTTTAGGAATTTATATAGCATCTTATTCTGCGGGATTAATTTCCAGTGTTCCGGGTGGGGTCGGTGTTTTTGAAGGAAGTATGTTATATGCGTTAAAGCCCTATATGCCTGCCGAAGATATTGTTTCAGTTATTTTTATTTTTAGATTATTTTATTATCTGATCCCATTATTTTTTGCTGGTATTATGTTTGCGGGACACGAGGTGTTTTTACGTGGAGGGAATGCGCTTCATAAGAATGCAAAGAAGTTATTCGTATTTAAACTGCGCCCGAGGTCTTCTTCTGCTGAAAATATTAGAGAAAGCGATGCTGCTTTTTCAGTCAATGTTGCTGCGGCAACAACGTCTCTTTGTGGGTTAATTGCTTTGGCATTGCCATTACTGGATCCTACGAAAATGGCAGTCAGGAAGTCTCTGTTTCTTATCATAGAGATTGCTGGTGATTATTTACTGTCTTTTTTTGGAATGTTGTTGTTGATATTAACCGTTGCTTTGGCCAGAAGGATTACGATGGCTTGGTGTCTCAGTTTGGTTACTTTGATTTTGTTAGCTGTAATTACTTTGTTACGAGGTGCGCCGATATATGTGCCGATTATTTTTACATTATCAGCCTTTTTTATTGCACCGTTCAGAAATTGCTATTATCGCAAAGCAAATTTTAGCGCAACACCATTATCATTGAAAACAGCAATCGAAATTTTAATTTTAATAGTAACAATCTATGTCATTATTTGGCTAAGCCCACACCATTCAATTAATCACGGTATTGTTGAGATATTTCTTTCTCATCATGTTTCTTTTGAGATCAAATCGATTATTGCATTTATGGTATTGGTAGGGTGTACGGTTTTATTTAAAATGATGCTTCCGGCGCGTATTCGTTTTGACAGCTGGTCACAAGAAACGCAAGAGCTTTATGAGATATTGTCCAACTCCACTATTGGAAATGTGGTGGGTATAGATCCTGATGCGATTGTAATTTGTTCGACAGCAGGTACAGTTGCCCCATTTTTAAGAAGGGAAGGGCTGTTAATTGGTCTTGGCGATCCTGTTGGAAAGAAAAGTGAAATCATCAATACGATTTGGAGATTGCGAGATTTGGCAACTCAAGAACATCGTTCTCTTGCATTTTGGAATGTCAGCGAAAAATATTTATCAATTTATCAAGATTTAGGGTTGGCAAATATGCCTCTTAAAACAGATCGCTATGTTTGTTGCGAGTTATATTATATGAATTATTTGCACCAGCTTATTGAAAATAAAAAGTATGATAATTTATTATCGTAA
- the thpR gene encoding RNA 2',3'-cyclic phosphodiesterase encodes MSYFIGLSLPDHISSHISTLRGSLPSIYWNDPDTYHISLCHIGEIKNYILMNEIDTALEQIKAPRFELIVQGVHHDRLATEEDKFSVLVSSTPALLHLKKKIEHIVQQFEIKPSKKRYIPEITLAKGIGTSEEQIANWLYQYNLFKTESFEILQFSIFSTYHNKNHTHYDIKSNYRLR; translated from the coding sequence ATGAGTTACTTTATAGGCTTATCACTACCTGACCATATTTCATCTCATATCAGCACATTGCGTGGCAGCCTGCCATCTATTTACTGGAATGACCCAGATACTTATCACATTTCCCTTTGCCATATTGGTGAGATTAAAAACTATATACTCATGAACGAGATCGATACTGCTTTGGAACAAATCAAAGCGCCTCGCTTTGAACTAATTGTCCAAGGGGTGCATCATGACAGATTAGCAACTGAAGAAGATAAATTTTCAGTTCTCGTCTCGTCAACGCCAGCTTTGCTACATTTAAAAAAGAAAATAGAACATATTGTTCAGCAATTTGAAATAAAACCCAGTAAAAAACGCTATATTCCTGAAATCACTTTAGCAAAAGGTATAGGCACCAGCGAAGAACAAATTGCAAATTGGTTGTATCAGTATAATTTGTTTAAAACGGAGTCCTTTGAAATTCTTCAATTTTCTATTTTTAGTACATATCACAACAAAAACCATACTCATTATGATATTAAATCAAATTATAGGTTACGATAA
- a CDS encoding Bax inhibitor-1/YccA family protein, producing MAFRPNSYHNTSQVDAQVAFDAGLRSYMLRVYNWMASGLLLTALVSYLVANSSLGNIFYQRVFANGSTHLTPTMLGFIAILSPLAFVLVMSFGINRLSTQTAQALFWALCAAMGISMASIFFVYTGESIARTFLVAASMFAGMSLWGYTTQRDLTGIGSFLGMGLFGLVIAMVINMFFHSSGMSLLISIVGVVVFTGLAATDTQRIKLSYQTFYQYEGADMAAKHSVYDALTLYLNFINLFQFLLQFMGVRSGSND from the coding sequence ATGGCATTTCGTCCTAATTCATATCACAATACATCACAAGTTGATGCACAGGTTGCATTTGATGCTGGTCTGCGCAGCTATATGCTTCGAGTATATAACTGGATGGCATCAGGCTTGTTATTAACCGCGTTGGTTTCTTATCTGGTGGCGAATTCATCTTTGGGCAATATTTTCTATCAAAGAGTGTTTGCAAATGGATCTACACATTTAACGCCGACAATGCTTGGGTTTATTGCTATATTATCCCCTCTAGCATTTGTCTTGGTAATGTCTTTTGGGATTAATCGTTTATCTACACAGACTGCACAGGCTTTATTCTGGGCTTTGTGTGCGGCAATGGGGATCAGTATGGCGAGTATTTTCTTTGTGTATACAGGGGAATCTATTGCCAGAACTTTTCTTGTTGCAGCCAGTATGTTCGCAGGGATGTCTTTATGGGGATATACGACACAACGTGATTTGACTGGAATCGGATCATTTTTGGGTATGGGACTTTTTGGTTTGGTTATTGCAATGGTGATTAATATGTTTTTTCATAGTTCTGGAATGTCTTTGTTAATCAGTATTGTTGGTGTTGTTGTGTTTACTGGTCTTGCAGCAACCGATACTCAAAGAATTAAATTATCTTATCAAACATTCTATCAATATGAAGGTGCTGATATGGCAGCCAAACATAGTGTGTATGATGCCTTAACCCTATATTTGAACTTTATTAACTTGTTTCAATTTTTGTTACAATTTATGGGTGTTCGATCAGGAAGTAATGACTAA
- the cyoA gene encoding ubiquinol oxidase subunit II, with the protein MKKILPKITLSVVGLASTLMLGGCNLAIMDPKGTIGQGEKSLILMCAGAMLCIVIPVIIATLFVAYRYRKSNTNATYAPKWDFSTTIEILVWGIPMCLIAFLAYHTYVSSHELDPYKPIAAPADNPNVKPINVQVVALNWKWLFIYPDLGIATVNEMAMPINTPVAFRLTSDATMNSFWIPQLGSQVYVMAGMQTQLHLMATSTGTFRGVSSNYSGFGYSEMKFKAIATDQKGFDEWVEKVKASSKQLDSKDSDVYKHLREDQMEYAKTHEGNVLYQEPIYYGTVGHHFFDDIVGQYNDGHYHVESHGHSPEAPAQSNDMHSGE; encoded by the coding sequence ATGAAAAAAATATTACCGAAAATTACATTGTCGGTAGTGGGTTTAGCATCTACCTTAATGCTAGGTGGATGTAATTTGGCTATAATGGATCCTAAGGGAACTATTGGACAAGGCGAAAAAAGTTTAATTTTAATGTGTGCTGGGGCAATGTTATGTATTGTTATCCCAGTAATCATTGCGACTTTGTTCGTTGCATATCGTTATCGTAAGTCAAATACGAATGCGACATATGCACCAAAATGGGATTTTTCAACAACGATTGAAATTCTTGTTTGGGGTATTCCAATGTGTTTGATTGCATTCCTTGCATATCATACATATGTATCTTCTCATGAATTAGATCCATATAAACCAATTGCTGCTCCTGCTGATAATCCAAATGTAAAACCGATAAATGTACAAGTGGTTGCATTAAACTGGAAATGGTTATTCATTTACCCAGATTTAGGAATTGCAACGGTGAACGAAATGGCAATGCCAATCAATACACCTGTTGCATTCCGTTTAACATCTGATGCAACAATGAATTCTTTTTGGATTCCACAATTGGGTTCTCAAGTTTATGTGATGGCTGGAATGCAAACACAATTGCATTTAATGGCAACATCTACTGGTACATTTAGAGGCGTTTCAAGTAACTATAGTGGTTTTGGATATTCAGAAATGAAATTTAAAGCTATTGCAACTGATCAAAAAGGTTTTGATGAGTGGGTTGAAAAGGTTAAAGCTTCTTCTAAGCAATTAGATAGCAAAGATAGTGATGTCTATAAACACTTAAGAGAAGATCAAATGGAATATGCTAAGACTCATGAAGGAAATGTTCTCTATCAAGAGCCAATCTATTATGGCACTGTTGGGCACCATTTCTTTGATGATATTGTTGGGCAATATAATGATGGTCATTATCATGTCGAAAGTCATGGTCATAGTCCAGAAGCTCCTGCTCAATCTAATGATATGCACTCAGGGGAATAG
- the cyoB gene encoding cytochrome o ubiquinol oxidase subunit I codes for MLGILTLKDIPYNVPILVGTFIGVVIVGLAVLFAITYYGKWTVLFKNWLFSVDHKRIGIMYIVLALVMLFRGFCDALMMRLQQAIAFDSPGYLPPHHYDQIFTAHGTIMIFFMAMAFMQGLFNLIVPLQIGARDVAFPFLNSLSFWLTTSGAILVNISLFIGEFSTAGWLAYPPVSELQFSPGVGVDYYIWAVQISGIGTVLTAVNFMTTLCKMRAPGMTWMRMPVFCWTVFAACIMIYTTFPALTVSIAELTLDRYLGMHFFTNELGGNVMLYLNLIWAWGHPEVYILVIPAFGCFSELVPVFCKKPLFGYATMVYATLTITILSLLVWVHHFFTMGAGANVNSFFGIMTMIIAIPTGVKIFNWLFTMYRGRIEFTAPMYWTIGFMIVFVIGGMTGVMLAIPASDFVLHNSEFLIAHFHNTIIGGVYFGYIAGMNFWAPKVTGFKMSQSLGKAAFWFWFFGFFLSFMPLYITGFDGMIRRLNHYDNPDWHIWLIIACVGVFCILCGVVCQLTQIFLGILNMNKPENRDVTGDPWDGRTLEWSTSSPAPIYNFAHIPVVHARDAFAYDKEHGIDTRRTSEPYQDIIMPKNTSAGFFIGALSFVFGFAAVWHIWWLAIAAGILMLIIVIGYSFKEDKEFVIPAAEVERIEKEHSRNIMTQVAE; via the coding sequence ATGTTAGGAATTTTAACTCTTAAAGATATTCCATATAATGTACCCATTTTGGTGGGAACATTTATCGGGGTAGTTATAGTCGGATTAGCAGTTCTTTTTGCTATTACCTATTATGGCAAGTGGACGGTTTTATTCAAAAATTGGCTTTTCTCGGTTGATCATAAACGTATCGGTATTATGTATATCGTTCTTGCGTTGGTCATGCTGTTCCGTGGCTTCTGTGATGCATTGATGATGCGTTTACAGCAAGCAATTGCTTTTGATAGCCCAGGCTATTTGCCACCACATCACTATGATCAAATCTTTACAGCACACGGCACGATCATGATTTTCTTCATGGCGATGGCGTTTATGCAAGGTTTGTTCAATTTGATTGTTCCGTTGCAAATTGGTGCTCGTGACGTTGCGTTTCCATTTCTTAACTCATTAAGTTTTTGGTTAACAACATCTGGTGCGATTCTGGTTAATATCTCTCTCTTCATTGGTGAGTTCTCTACAGCAGGTTGGTTGGCATATCCTCCAGTATCTGAATTACAATTCAGCCCTGGCGTTGGTGTTGACTATTATATTTGGGCGGTTCAGATCTCTGGTATTGGGACGGTATTAACTGCGGTCAACTTTATGACTACATTGTGTAAAATGCGTGCCCCTGGCATGACATGGATGCGTATGCCAGTCTTTTGTTGGACTGTTTTTGCAGCATGTATTATGATTTACACAACTTTTCCAGCATTAACCGTTTCAATTGCTGAATTAACACTTGATCGTTATTTAGGAATGCATTTCTTTACCAATGAGCTCGGCGGTAACGTAATGTTATACTTGAACTTAATTTGGGCATGGGGACATCCAGAGGTTTACATTCTTGTTATTCCTGCGTTTGGCTGTTTCTCTGAATTGGTTCCAGTATTCTGTAAAAAACCATTATTTGGTTATGCTACAATGGTTTATGCAACCTTAACAATTACAATATTGTCATTGTTAGTTTGGGTTCACCATTTCTTTACCATGGGTGCAGGCGCAAACGTCAACTCATTCTTTGGTATTATGACGATGATTATCGCTATTCCAACAGGGGTTAAAATCTTTAACTGGTTGTTCACAATGTATAGAGGGCGTATTGAATTTACAGCACCTATGTATTGGACGATTGGTTTTATGATTGTCTTTGTTATTGGTGGTATGACCGGTGTTATGCTTGCTATTCCTGCAAGTGACTTTGTATTACATAACAGTGAATTCTTGATTGCTCACTTCCATAACACAATTATTGGTGGTGTGTATTTTGGTTATATTGCTGGTATGAACTTTTGGGCACCGAAAGTGACTGGCTTTAAAATGAGCCAATCTTTGGGTAAAGCAGCATTCTGGTTCTGGTTCTTCGGTTTCTTCCTTTCATTCATGCCTCTATATATTACAGGTTTTGATGGAATGATTCGTCGTTTGAATCATTATGACAATCCTGATTGGCATATTTGGTTAATCATTGCTTGTGTTGGTGTATTCTGTATCCTTTGTGGTGTTGTTTGTCAGTTAACACAAATCTTCCTTGGTATTCTAAATATGAATAAACCTGAAAACAGAGATGTTACAGGGGATCCATGGGATGGTCGTACATTAGAATGGTCAACTTCTTCACCAGCTCCTATTTACAACTTTGCTCATATTCCAGTTGTTCACGCACGTGATGCATTTGCTTATGATAAAGAACATGGTATTGACACACGTCGTACTTCTGAACCTTATCAAGACATCATTATGCCAAAAAATACCTCTGCAGGTTTCTTTATTGGTGCGCTTTCATTTGTCTTTGGGTTTGCCGCAGTATGGCATATTTGGTGGTTGGCTATTGCCGCTGGTATCCTTATGTTGATAATTGTCATAGGGTATAGCTTTAAGGAAGACAAAGAATTTGTTATCCCTGCTGCAGAAGTCGAACGTATTGAGAAAGAGCATTCTCGTAACATTATGACACAGGTGGCTGAATAA
- the cyoC gene encoding cytochrome o ubiquinol oxidase subunit III produces MSENSTMTANSGHHEHEHENHSVFGFWLYLMSDCVIFGCLFASYAVLHGQFFNDNITFKALMSKGVIEWQTVAYETALLLLSSLTFGFAMLSAHKGNKSGTLLWMVVSAVLGAGFLGLEINEFMHLIAHGATPESCAHWSAFFTLVGTHGLHVTLGLIWMIVLMVQVATKGVNSKMMPRLTCLSLFWHFLDIIWICVFSFVYLLSMV; encoded by the coding sequence ATGAGTGAAAATAGTACAATGACAGCAAATAGTGGTCACCACGAACACGAACATGAAAATCATTCAGTCTTTGGCTTTTGGTTATATCTTATGTCTGACTGTGTTATTTTCGGGTGTTTGTTTGCCAGTTATGCTGTATTACATGGACAATTTTTTAATGATAACATAACTTTCAAAGCATTGATGAGTAAAGGCGTCATTGAATGGCAGACGGTAGCTTATGAAACAGCTTTACTGTTATTAAGTTCGTTGACATTTGGCTTTGCTATGCTATCTGCCCATAAAGGGAACAAATCTGGAACATTGCTTTGGATGGTTGTCTCAGCAGTATTAGGTGCAGGATTTCTTGGTTTAGAAATTAACGAATTCATGCATTTAATTGCACATGGTGCAACGCCAGAATCTTGTGCGCATTGGTCTGCATTTTTTACCCTTGTTGGAACACATGGATTGCATGTGACTCTTGGTCTGATTTGGATGATAGTTCTTATGGTGCAAGTTGCGACCAAAGGGGTTAATTCAAAGATGATGCCTCGTTTGACTTGTCTAAGTTTATTCTGGCATTTCCTTGATATTATCTGGATCTGTGTATTTAGTTTTGTTTATCTGTTGAGTATGGTGTAA
- the cyoD gene encoding cytochrome o ubiquinol oxidase subunit IV, which translates to MVENHAVSSHGEDHGHGSIVSYIVGFILSVILTVGSFWSVLGHALSNSAVIIALGVLAVLQIFVQVTFFLHVSAAPEQRSEVVSFLFSVFVALVICFGTLFVMHNVGHLMMAR; encoded by the coding sequence ATGGTAGAAAATCATGCAGTTTCTTCTCATGGGGAAGACCATGGACACGGCTCTATAGTTTCTTATATTGTTGGGTTCATACTATCTGTTATATTGACAGTTGGATCTTTTTGGTCTGTCTTAGGACATGCCTTATCAAATAGTGCAGTAATAATTGCATTAGGAGTGTTGGCTGTATTACAAATATTTGTACAAGTCACCTTCTTCTTGCATGTCAGTGCTGCTCCTGAACAACGTTCAGAGGTTGTTTCTTTCTTATTCTCTGTATTTGTTGCTTTGGTAATTTGTTTTGGTACATTATTCGTTATGCATAATGTTGGTCATTTAATGATGGCTCGCTAA
- the fdxA gene encoding ferredoxin FdxA, translating to MTYVVTENCIRCKYMDCVEVCPVDCFYAGENFLVISPEECIDCGVCEPECPAEAIFPDSDNRAADWLELNAELSKSWPNMSRKGDTPADADEWNGKTDKKNMLSREPHKD from the coding sequence ATGACCTATGTGGTCACGGAAAACTGCATTCGTTGCAAATATATGGATTGTGTCGAAGTTTGCCCCGTAGATTGTTTCTATGCTGGTGAAAACTTCCTTGTGATTAGCCCAGAAGAATGTATTGATTGCGGCGTATGTGAACCAGAATGCCCCGCAGAAGCCATCTTCCCAGACAGTGACAATCGTGCTGCAGATTGGTTAGAACTCAATGCTGAGCTTTCGAAATCGTGGCCTAATATGAGCCGAAAAGGCGATACACCTGCTGATGCAGATGAATGGAATGGCAAAACAGATAAAAAAAATATGCTTTCAAGAGAACCCCACAAAGATTAA